From Candidatus Omnitrophota bacterium, one genomic window encodes:
- a CDS encoding phosphopantothenoylcysteine decarboxylase → MKTFLITAGPTIEPIDPVRYISNYSTGEMGYALAVAAKKRGNKVVLISGPTALKPPKGIKFIPVKTAFEMRRAVLRHFRGADCVIMTAAVADFRPADFSGEKLKKGTKKEYFLRLLRNPDILSELGKRKGSKVLVGYSLETDNHMENTRSKMKSKNLDLIVANKAGKLSSPFGKGKKDLTIISRKSGRTAFKAVSKEKISHILLDKIEVLW, encoded by the coding sequence ATGAAGACGTTTCTCATCACAGCCGGACCCACCATAGAGCCCATAGACCCCGTAAGGTATATTTCGAATTATTCAACAGGAGAGATGGGTTATGCGCTTGCCGTCGCGGCCAAGAAGCGGGGCAATAAAGTGGTGCTTATAAGCGGCCCGACGGCGCTTAAGCCGCCCAAGGGGATAAAATTTATACCGGTCAAGACAGCGTTTGAGATGAGAAGGGCCGTATTAAGGCATTTTCGCGGCGCGGATTGTGTTATCATGACAGCCGCGGTGGCCGACTTCAGGCCGGCGGATTTTTCCGGGGAAAAATTGAAAAAAGGGACGAAAAAGGAATATTTTTTGCGGCTTTTGAGAAATCCGGATATACTTTCGGAGCTTGGGAAACGAAAGGGCTCAAAGGTTCTTGTTGGCTACTCCCTCGAAACCGATAATCACATGGAAAATACCCGCAGTAAGATGAAATCGAAGAACTTGGATCTTATTGTAGCAAATAAGGCGGGCAAGCTCTCCAGCCCTTTTGGCAAGGGGAAGAAAGACCTGACCATAATATCCCGAAAAAGCGGACGAACAGCGTTTAAAGCCGTTTCCAAGGAAAAAATAAGCCATATTTTGCTTGACAAGATAGAAGTCCTGTGGTAA
- a CDS encoding type II secretion system GspH family protein, which produces MSLKKVKKRGFTLIELLVVIAIIGILAAFLTPAVQKAREKARRTSCASNLRQIGLALHLYAGDNSESFPSSATNGQASMGLLFSDYIDTTRVWDCPSDPAKAGATGLATVVAATKVLSSSSYAYRKGMSEMDTSTNAVAADRSGALLAPMVTDPIVAANANHGTDGVNVLFLGGHVKWQGATSGVLPPVASGDLVNWASIFN; this is translated from the coding sequence ATGTCTTTAAAGAAAGTGAAAAAAAGAGGATTTACCTTGATAGAACTCCTCGTGGTTATAGCAATTATAGGTATATTGGCAGCATTTTTAACGCCGGCAGTTCAGAAGGCGCGTGAAAAGGCAAGGCGCACAAGCTGCGCCAGCAATCTGCGGCAGATAGGCCTGGCACTTCATCTTTATGCGGGGGATAATAGTGAAAGTTTTCCTTCTTCGGCAACGAATGGCCAAGCGAGCATGGGGCTTCTTTTTAGCGACTATATTGACACAACAAGAGTATGGGATTGCCCGAGCGACCCAGCCAAGGCGGGAGCAACTGGCTTAGCAACTGTGGTTGCAGCAACAAAAGTTCTAAGCAGCTCCAGCTATGCCTATAGAAAAGGCATGAGTGAAATGGATACATCGACAAATGCAGTCGCTGCGGACAGAAGCGGCGCCCTTCTCGCACCCATGGTCACCGACCCAATTGTAGCCGCTAACGCTAATCACGGCACTGATGGTGTCAACGTACTTTTTTTAGGTGGACATGTTAAATGGCAAGGGGCAACAAGCGGAGTGCTGCCGCCAGTGGCAAGCGGCGATCTGGTTAATTGGGCATCAATATTCAATTAA